Proteins encoded together in one Piliocolobus tephrosceles isolate RC106 chromosome 15, ASM277652v3, whole genome shotgun sequence window:
- the SPR gene encoding sepiapterin reductase codes for MEGGLGRAVCVLTGASRGFGRTLAPLLASLLSPGSVLVLNARNNEALRQLEAELGAERSGLRVVRVPADLGAEAGLQQLLGALRELPRPEGLQRLLLINNAGSLGDVSKGFLDLSDSTQVNNYWALNLTSMLCLTSSVLKAFPASPGLNRTVVNISSLCALQPFKGWALYCAGKAARDMLFQVLALEEPNVRVLNYAPGPLDTDMQQLARETSMDPDVRKGLQELKAKGKLVDCKVSAQKLLSLLQKDEFKSGAHVDFYDK; via the exons ATGGAGGGCGGCCTAGGGCGTGCTGTGTGCGTGCTGACTGGGGCCTCCCGCGGCTTCGGCCGGACGCTGGCCCCGCTCCTGGCCTCGCTGCTGTCGCCCGGCTCGGTGCTGGTCCTTAACGCCCGCAATAACGAGGCACTGCGGCAGCTGGAGGCCGAGCTGGGCGCCGAGCGCTCTGGCCTGCGCGTGGTGCGGGTGCCCGCCGACCTGGGCGCCGAGGCCGGCTTGCAGCAGCTGCTCGGCGCCCTGCGCGAGCTCCCCAGGCCCGAGGGGCTGCAGCGACTGCTGCTCATCAACAACGCGG GCTCTCTTGGGGATGTGTCCAAAGGCTTCCTGGACCTGAGTGACTCCACTCAAGTGAACAACTACTGGGCGCTGAACTTGACCTCCATGCTCTGCCTGACTTCCAGCGTCCTGAAGGCCTTCCCGGCCAGTCCTGGCCTCAATAGAACCGTGGTTAACATCTCGTCCCTCTGTGCCCTGCAACCTTTCAAAGGCTGGGCGCTGTACTGTGCAGGAAAGGCTGCTCGTGATATGCTGTTCCAGGTCCTGGCACTGGAGGAACCTAATGTGAGGGTGCTGAACTATGCCCCAG GTCCTTTGGACACAGACATGCAGCAGTTGGCCCGGGAGACCTCCATGGACCCAGACGTACGAAAAGGGCTGCAGGagctgaaggcaaaggggaagctggTGGATTGCAAGGTGTCAGCCCAGAAACTGCTGAGCTTGCTGCAAAAGGACGAGTTCAAGTCTGGAGCCCACGTGGACTTCTATGACAAATAA